A genomic segment from Streptomyces sp. NBC_01233 encodes:
- a CDS encoding DUF1963 domain-containing protein, producing MPRHTPARPVDVESLFPELLPFRRESVRLHPRPGSPTFRDSSVGGPLMWPADEPWPVCTAEHYDPDTTSRLEPAAPMAPIVQVRRVDVPGLSFPEGADLLQVLWCPYAHGTYCYPLPLVYWRDSRAIREAGPTPAPAAAGLPDGWYPAPCVVHPERVTEYPRNDLSRDLEEALEDRFEALLAETGLRYSSHLADAPGIKLGGYPGWRQEPCWPDCETCGGRMEHLLTVTEGEFDNESWRTWLPEEDRAAEETETRWLWESEAFNPTLLDTCGVNVYVFECRTCPHRPIGHWSDR from the coding sequence ATGCCCCGTCACACACCTGCCCGCCCGGTCGACGTGGAGAGCCTCTTCCCCGAGCTGCTTCCCTTCCGCCGTGAGTCCGTCCGCCTCCACCCGCGCCCCGGTTCTCCGACATTCCGTGACAGCTCTGTCGGGGGTCCTCTGATGTGGCCGGCCGACGAACCATGGCCGGTGTGCACTGCGGAGCACTACGACCCGGACACCACGAGCCGCCTTGAACCGGCCGCACCCATGGCCCCCATCGTGCAGGTCCGCCGCGTCGATGTACCCGGCCTGTCCTTTCCCGAGGGCGCAGATCTGCTCCAGGTCCTGTGGTGTCCCTACGCGCACGGCACTTACTGCTACCCGCTGCCCCTGGTGTACTGGAGGGACTCCCGTGCCATCCGGGAGGCAGGGCCGACGCCCGCACCGGCGGCGGCCGGGCTTCCCGACGGCTGGTACCCGGCACCCTGTGTCGTTCACCCCGAGCGGGTGACCGAATACCCGAGGAACGACCTGTCCCGGGATCTCGAGGAAGCGCTTGAGGACCGTTTCGAGGCGCTGCTGGCCGAGACCGGGCTGCGCTACTCGTCGCATCTCGCCGACGCGCCGGGGATCAAGCTGGGCGGCTATCCGGGCTGGCGCCAGGAGCCCTGCTGGCCGGACTGCGAAACGTGCGGCGGCCGGATGGAGCACCTTCTGACCGTGACCGAGGGGGAATTCGACAATGAGTCCTGGCGCACGTGGCTTCCCGAGGAAGACCGGGCCGCCGAGGAGACCGAGACCCGCTGGCTATGGGAATCCGAGGCGTTCAACCCGACCCTTCTGGACACTTGCGGCGTCAACGTCTACGTCTTCGAGTGCCGCACCTGTCCCCACCGTCCCATCGGACACTGG